One stretch of Cervus canadensis isolate Bull #8, Minnesota chromosome 5, ASM1932006v1, whole genome shotgun sequence DNA includes these proteins:
- the PCGF1 gene encoding polycomb group RING finger protein 1: MASPQGGQIAIAMRLRNQLQSVYKMDPLRNEEEVRVKIKDLNEHIVCCLCAGYFVDATTITECLHTFCKSCIVKYLQTSKYCPMCNIKIHETQPLLNLKLDRVMQDIVYKLVPGLQDSEEKRIREFYQSRGLDRVTQPSGEEPALSNLGLPFSSFDHSKAHYYRYDEQLSLCLERLSSGKDKNKSILQNKYVRCSVRAEVRHLRRVLCHRLMLNPQHVQLLFDNEVLPDHMTMKQIWLSHWFGKPSPLLLQYSVKEKRR, from the exons ATGGCGTCTCCTCAGGGGGGCCAGATTGCGATCGCGATGAGGCTTCGGAACCAGCTCCAGTCAGTGTACAAGATGGACCCACTACGGAACGAG GAGGAAGTACGAGTAAAGATCAAAGACTTGAACGAGCATATCGTCTGCTGTCTGTGCGCAGGCTACTTCGTGGATGCCACCACCATAACAGAGTGTCTTCATACGT TCTGCAAGAGTTGTATTGTGAAGTACCTCCAAACCAGCAAGTACTGCCCCATGTGTAACATCAAGATCCATGAAACACAACCGCTGCTCAACCTCAAACTGGACCGGGTCATGCAGGACATCGTGTACAAGCTAGTGCCAGGCTTGCAAGACA GTGAAGAGAAACGAATCCGAGAATTCTACCAGTCCCGAGGCTTGGACCGGGTCACCCAGCCCAGTGGGGAAG AGCCAGCCCTGAGCAACCTTGGCCTCCCCTTCAGCAGCTTCGACCACTCCAAAGCCCACTACTATCGCTATGATGAGCAGCTGAGCCTATGCCTGGAGCGGCTGAG TTCTGGCAAAGACAAGAACAAAAGCATCCTGCAG AACAAATATGTCCGGTGTTCTGTTAGAGCTGAAGTTCGCCATCTCAGGAGGGTCCTGTGTCATCGCTTGATGCTAAATCCCCAGCAT GTGCAGCTCCTTTTTGACAATGAAGTTCTCCCTGATCACATGACCATGAAGCAGATATGGCTGTCCCACTGGTTCGGCAAG CCATCCCCTTTGCTTTTACAATACAgtgtgaaagagaagaggaggtaG